The following DNA comes from Paraburkholderia phytofirmans PsJN.
ATTCCAGGTTGTCGCGAATATGAATGACCGGCGGCAAAAAGCCGATTTCCTGCGCGAACTTCTTGCGGATGCTCTTGATCCGCTTGAGCAGTTCGCCGTCCGAGTTCTTGTCGACGAGCGGAATCAGCCGGTAGCCGACTTCGAGGCCGAGCGTGTCGATCATCGTCACGTCGTCCCAGCTCGCTTCGGTGTTTTCGACCGGCGCCATTGCGGCCGGCGCGACATCGACGAGCGCCGTGGTGTTCTTGCGCTCCTCGGCGCGTTTTTTCATCGTGCGGCCGAGCTGGATCAGGCCGCCGCCGAGAATCAGAAACGCGAAGTGCGGCATGCCCGGAATCAGGCCCATCAGCACGAGAATGCAGCCGGTGATCATCAGCACGCGCGGATTAGTGAAGAGCTGTCCCGTGAGCTGGGTGCCGATGTCTTCGTTGGTCGCCACACGCGAGACGATCACGCCGGCCGCCGTCGAAATCACCAGCGACGGAATCTGCGCGACGAGACCGTCACCGATGGTGAGCAGCGTGTAGTTCTTGCCCGCCGCCGCGAAGCTCATGTCGTGCTGCACGATACCGACGATCAGTCCGCCAATGATGTTGATCACCATGATCAGCAAACCGGCGATCGCATCGCCGCGCACGAACTTGCTCGCGCCGTCCATCGAGCCGTAGAACTCGGCTTCCTGCGAGACTTCGGCGCGGCGCTTCCTGGCCTGTTCTTCGTTGATGAGGCCGGCGTTCAGGTCGGCGTCGATCGCCATCTGCTTGCCAGGCATCGCGTCGAGCGTGAAGCGCGCGGACACTTCCGCGATCCGCCCCGCGCCCTTGGTGATCACCATGAAGTTGATCACCATCAAAATGATAAAGACGACGATACCGACCGCGAAGTTGCCGCCCACGAGAAAGTGGCCGAACGACTCGATCACCTGGCCGGCCGCATCGGGACCGGTATGGCCTTCGAGCAGCACGACCCGGGTGGACGCCACGTTCAGCGAGAGGCGCAGCAAGGTCGAGAACAGCAGCACGCTCGGGAATGCGGCGAAATCGAGCGGCTTCATCGTGTACATGCTGACGAGCAGCACCATCACCGAAAGCGCGATGTTGAAGGTGAACAGCAGATCCAGCAGGAACGGCGGCAACGGCAAAATCATCATGCCGAGGATCATGCAGATCAGCACCGGCCCGGCGAGGGCGCGCAAATTGGTGCTGCTCAAGGCATCCGGCCGTCGGGCGAGGAAACCGGCGCGAGCGTTCATGCGGAGGCTCCTGAAGGGTCGTCGTTAGTAGCGTTGAGGGTCTCGGCGGCTTCCTGCTCGGCTTCGTCGTCCGATACGCCGCCCTTGTCGAGTTCCGCGGGCACGTCGAGTTCGGTCGGTGCGAGCGGCACGTCGCCGCCTTCGGTCTTGAAGCGCCGCAGCTGATAGACCCACGCGAGCACTTCGGCGACCGCGCCGTACAGCGGGCCCGGAATCTCGCGGTTGAGTTCGACGTTGTGATACAGCGCCCGCGCGAGCGGCGGCGCTTCCAGCAACGGCACGTTGTTTTCGGCGGCGATTTCGCGAATCCGCGCCGCCACGAGATTCACGCCCTTGGCGACCACCTTCGGCGCGCGCATCTCGCCGTCGGTGTATTGCAGCGCCACGGCGAAGTGCGTCGGGTTGGTCACCACCACGTCGGCCTTCGGCACGTTGGTCATCATGCGGCGGCGGGCAATCGCGCGCTGCTGCTGGCGAATCCGCCCTTTGACGTGCGGATCGCCTTCGCTTTCGCGATGTTCGCGCTTCACTTCTTCCTTCGTCATGCGCAGCTTTTTGTGGAATTGCCACAGTTGATACGGCACATCCATCGCGGCGACGACGAACATGCCCGCCACCGTCATGCCGCAGCACACGGCGATCAGATGCACGGTGTTGGCGAGCGCGAGATGCAGCGGCTGCATCGCCAGCGCGAGAATCTCTTCACGGCGATTCCAGATCGCCGTGCCGCCGATCACGCCGACCACCAGCGTCTTCGCGAGCGACATGCCGAGCTGGATCGGACCGTTGATCGAGAACATCTTGCCGAGGCCGGCAATCGGATTGAGGCGGTCGAATTTCGGCTCGAGGCCTTTCGCCGACAGTTGCCAGCCACCCAGCGCCATCGGTGCGAACAAGGCGGCGACGCCGGTGAAAGCGAGAATTGGCAGCAGCGCGTACAGCCCTTCGCGGCTTGCCACGCCCGCACCGATCATCATGCGGCGCGTTTCGAACGCGCCGGCGTGATCGAACGAAAAGGCCGCGCGCAGCATGCCCTGCAAATGTTCGCCGATGCTGCCGGACATTCCCCATACGCCGAAGAACCCCGCCGCCAGCAGGGCAAACGTGGACAGCTCCCGCGAACGCACGATCTGCCCTTCCTCGCGCGCCTTCTGCAGGCGCCGGGGAGTGGCTGATTCGGTTTTTTCGAGGTCGCTATCCTCTGCCACAAAAGCTCTCCAGTCGGCTGAGGCACGGCGCCTCTTTCCAGTGAGAGCGATTATTCCCGCTCGACGCAAGCACCGATCGGCGGATAAGCGCGGAGAAAGGGGGGTATTTCGAGGGATGGAGACGGCCGGAACGCCAGCCGGTCGGCCTTGCTGACGCGATGCGGCCGCGCGCGGCCGGACCGGACACGCGCGCGGTCTCGCGCGAGCGCCGGCCCGGTCTCAGGCTTCAGTACGACGCGTCAATCAAAACGCCACGAAAGGCGTTTGACCGCCATTCGCTGTCTGATCGATGCCGTAATACACATGGCGGCCGTAGAAGAACGGCAACCCGAGATCGAAGCTGCTGTTGCCGCCGATCTGCCCTGCGAGGTCATTGAACGCGTAGTTGCTGCCGTTGCTGAACAGCGTCGCCGCACTCAGGATGCCGATGCTGGCGTTCGACTGCGTATTGTTCAGTCCGACCAGCGTCAGCGTCCGTGTTTGCGCCGACGACGGGCAGTAAAAGCCCGCAAAGTTGCTGCCGCACTGCGCGAGCGAGCTATCGCCGAAGAAGTAGGCGTTCGAGCCCGAGTCGAGGAAGGCCTGCACCTTCGTGCCGTTGAACACGCTGTTGTCCATGTCACCGAAGGCGTCGGTGGTAAAAAGCTGGACCCCGGTAAGCGCATTGTTCGCCTGCGTGCCGACGCCGAACACCAACGTGCCGGTGGCCGATGGCGCGCCGGTATTCGACACCGGCGGCATTTGCACGATCACGCCGTTGTTGTCGACCGGGAAATACGGGACCGGATTGGCGACCTGCTGCGCGATCGGCACCGGCGTGCGGGCGCACGACACGCCGCCCGGACAGGCGAAGTAATTGCTGAAGTTGGCCGCCTGCGCCGGGTCCGAGCAGGTCGTGCCGCAATCGGTGGGCGCCGTGCCAATGCCGAGAATGCCGTTGGCGCCGAGATCGTCGACCTTGTTTTCGGCCGAACCGCTGCCGCAGCCGCGCGTGGGCACCGTGCTCGAATCCTTGTCGCCGATAATCTGCATCGGAATCGCCGCCGTGGTCGTCTCGCCACCGATCGCGATGGTGGCGGTGCGCACCGTGCCCCACGTGAAGCCGTCCGCGAAGGTCGCGCACTCGGCGAGCTGCGCGCCGCCGATGGTGATGGGCTGCAACGCACTGAGCAGCGAGGGGTTCACGACCGAACTGACCACGCGCAGCCCGTACGAACCGGTATCGACCTGGATATTGTCAATAGTCTGACAATTCGTAGTCGAACCGGGCGCGCATATTTTCACGCTGACCGCCGGGATGTTGATCACGCCGTTCACGCCCCGGCCGACGGTGATGGGCACGGTATTCGCCGCGGTCGCGGCGATCGGCTGCTGGGTCGGACTGGCCGGCAGCGAGCCGCCGTTCAGCGTGGTCGACGAATCGTTGTTGGAGCCGCCACCGCCGCCGCACGCGGCGAGCGCGGACACCAACGCCACGGCCACGACGGCCTGTATCCAGCCCTTGAGCTTCACAGCAATATGCTTGGTTCGCATGTCTCGTCCTCGCTATTACTGGATGTCCGAACCGCTGACGCCGGCGGGCAGCGCCGGAGGCAACCACGCCTGGCCATTGAACGAGCCCATGTGGCCGCCGGAGCGCACCACGAGGCCGCTCTGGTCGACCGCGACCGGGCCGCGGCTGCCGCCGCGCGCCGCGCGCACGGCCTTCACGCCGGCCACGTACTGCGGGAAATAGCTGCCGAGCAGATCGTTCAGATCCGGCATTTGCGGGCCGCGCCAGGCAATGCCGAACACGGAGCCGTCCGAGGCGAGATATTCGCGGACCACGGTGCCGTTGCCGAGCGCCGTCTCACGCACGGTGTAAGACGTGGAAGCGGTGGCGGAAGACCCAGCGTTGGATGCGGAGCGCATCACGCTCTGCGCCGCGTTGACGGCGCTGCTGCCGGGCTGAACGATACGTGACGAGACCAACGCGCCCGTAGGCGGTGTCATGGGGGCGCCGCCCAGTCCCGCATGAGCGGACTGCACGGCGATGAGCGAACAGGGCAAAGCAAGCGCCGTAACGATCCCGGCGCGGCGAACACGACTCCACATGACAAGGCTCCTCCCGAGCTGCCGCTCGGTTCGCACGCGGTGCAAACCGGCTGCATGTATGCAGATCATACGGCACCGCTGCGGTCGCACTGCGGAGGGTTTGTCCCCATCGTGCCACCGTCCGGCGCGTGTCTTCACCGGAGCGCCGTGCCGCTGCTTGAGTTCGTAGTATGCCTGTGGTTTGTGTCGGCAGACAGCAAGCACACGCGGGCGCGTGGCTTGCTATGTGTCATGCTGCGGCCCGGCGCCCGTGGTGGGTGGGGCGCGACGCGGCGTCGCGCCGGCAGGTCAGAAGCCGAGGCTGGCGAGCAGATCGTCGACTTGCGACTGGTCCTGCACCACGTCCGTTTTGCCCTCCGGATTGATTTGCGGACCGTTCAGCAGATGTTCGGGGCTGCCGGTCGGAGAGACTTCGGCCGCCAGCGCCGCCGCGTTCGCCGCGAACTGCTCGCGCCGTTCGAGCGCGATGTTCTCGACCAGCACGCCAAGCAACTGCTGCTCGATCAGATACACGACATCCGTGATCTTCTTGATGACCTGGCCGGTCAGATCCTGGAAGTCCTGCGCCAGCATGATCTCCATGAGCTGCGAGTTGGTCGCGCTGGTCGCGTCGGGCACGCCGCGCAGGAAGGTCCGCGTGTCGTTCATCAACGCGCGCACTTCCTCGCGTTCGATCGGCGCCGCGTACCACTGCTCCCAACGCGCGTCGAGTTCGCCCGCGTCTTTCTGCAGCTGCTCCTGGATCGGCTTGGCGATGTCGATAGCGGACAGGACGCGTTCGGCGGCCTGCTCCGTCATATCCGCGATGTACTTCAGGCGGTCGCGGGCATCGGGCACGGCTTCGGCCGCACGCTCGACATGTTTGTCGAGCCCGAGCTCGCGCATCGAGTCGCGCAGCGTGCGCGTCAGTTGTCCAATGCGGGCGAGGATGCGGTCGGACGCGAAGTCGCCGCTCTCGTTGGCCGCGTCGGCTCCTTGCGCGTTGGTCGGCAGATTCACATCAGCTCCCGGCTTTGGCCATCTTCTCGAGAATCTTGTTGAGCTTCTCGTCGAGCGTCGCGGCCGTGAACGGCTTGACGACATAACCGCTCGCGCCGGCCTGCGCCGCCGCGATGATGTTTTCCTTCTTCGATTCGGCCGTCACCATCAGCACCGGCAGGTGCGTGAGATTGGCGTCGGCGCGGATCTCCTTGAGCATGGCCAGACCGTCGAGGTTCGGCATGTTCCAGTCGGAAATCACGAACTCGTACGTACCGCCACGCAGACGCGCGAGGCCGGCCGCGCCGTCTTCCGCCTCGTCGACGTTCGAATAGCCGAGTTCCTTGAGGAGGTTGCGAACGATCCGGCGCATCGTCGGAAAGTCGTCAACAACCAGAATCTTCATTCCCTTATCCATTTCATTCCCTTTGCTTGATCCATGGTGCGGCGCCTGACCGCTCAACTCGCGCCTCAATCCAGCGCCTCAAATCCTACCGGCCCGCATCATACCCGCTGAACGCGGTCGCCCATTGCCGAGAGACGCGCCATCACACGTCGGCTCATTTCCGGCAACGCCGCGATCTCGTCCGCCGCGCCAAGCGCAATCGCTTCACGCGGCATGCCGAACACGATACAGCTCGCTTCGTCCTGCGCAAGGGTGTACGCCCCTGCCTTTTTCATGTCCAGCAGTCCGGCTGCGCCGTCGCGCCCCATCCCGGTCAGAATCACGCCGACCGCGTTCTTGCCCGCATGCTGCGCGGCCGAACGGAACAGCACGTCCACCGACGGACGATGCCGGTTCACCGGCGGCTCGTCCGACAGGTGAGCAATATAGTTCGCACCACTGCGGGCAAGCAACAGATGAGCGTGGCCGGGCGCAATGTAAGCATGTCCCGGCAGCACGCGTTCGCCGTGCTCTGCCTCTTTAACGGTAATCCGGCACAAACCATTGAGGCGTTGCGCAAAAGATTTTGTGAAGCCCGGCGGCATATGCTGCGCGATCAGCACTGCGGGCGCATCCGGCGGCAGCGGCACCAGCACTTCGCGGATCGCTTCCGTGCCGCCCGTCGACGCGCCGACGATGATCAGCTTCTCGGTACTGAGCAGCGGATTGTTGAAGAGCGGAGCCGCGCCGACCGGCGCCTGCGTCGCATGGGCAGCCGCGTGCTGCGCCGGCGCGGCCTGGCGCACACGTGCGCGCGCGGCGGCGCGAATCTTGTCGGCGAGCTTTTCCGAGTAATCGAGCATGCCGTCGCGAATGCCGACCTTCGGCTTGGTGACGAAATCGACCGCGCCGAGTTCGAGCGCGCGCAGCGTGATTTCATTGCCGCGCTCGGTCAGCGACGACACCATCACGACCGGCATCGGCCGCAGGCGCATCAGCTTCTCAAGGAAATCGAGACCATCCATGCGCGGCATTTCGACGTCGAGCGTCAACACGTCCGGATTGTGCTGTTTGATGAGATCGCGCGCGACCAGCGGGTCGGGTGCGGTCGCCACCACCGTCATGTCCGGCTGGCCGTTGATGATTTCCGTCATCAGGCTGCGGATCAGCGCCGAATCGTCGACGCACAGTACTTTGATCTTTTGCACAGCGCTCACGCCTCCTCTGTGGTTCTGGCGTTGTTTGAATTGATCGGGCGCGTTCCGAACAGTTCGATGCGTGGCTTTGCTGCGCCTGCGCCCGCACTGCCCGCCGCTGTTCCCGCCGGCGAGCCGAACAGCTCGACCTTCGGACGAGCGCCTGCGGAACTCGAAAACAGTTCGACCTTGGCTCTCGGCGCGGCCGGCGTCGAGAACAGTTCCACCCGCTTGCGCGCCGCGGCGAGCCGCTCGGCACGCGCTTCGGCGCTTTGCCGCATCAGCGCCTGTTCGCGCTCGGCCACGCCCGCTTCCTGCTGCAGGCGCAACTTCTTCACCATCACCTGGCCCGTGCGCGGCATGAACGCCACCTTGCGCGGATGCGAGCCCTGCAAGTCTTCGGCGACGATGCGGATTTTCTCCACCGCCAGATAGCGGCGCACGAACTCCGAATTGCGGTCGCCTATGTTCATCGTCGTCATGCCGGCGAGCACCGCGCCGCCGCCGAAAACCTTGGCTTCGAAACGCTCGCGCCGGCCGCCGGCCTTGATCAGTTCGTTGATCAGCACTTCCATTGCGTAGGCGCCGTAGCGCATCGAATCCGATGCGGCCTGCGCGACGTCCGCGCCGTCGTCGGGCAACATGAAGTGATTCATGCCGCCGATGCCCGCCGTGCGATCCTGGATGCAGGCCGCGACGCAGGAACCGAGCACGGTAACCAGCACCATGTCTTCGTGCGTGGTGTAGAACTCGTTCGGCAACAGCTTCACGCCGGGGCGTTGGAAGTGGTTGTCGAAGTACAGATTGGTGGCAATTGGCAAGGCGCTGCTCATACCGTCACCCCGCTCGCCGTGTGATGCGATGCCGTTGCCGGGCCGCGGGTCGCCGTCGGCGTGCGCGCGCCGGTCGCGTCACGCGTCAGTTCGTAGACGGTCTGGCCGCGCAGCTTGAATGCCTGCGTGACGTATGTGAAGTTTTCCGAGTGGCCGGCGAACAGCAGGCCGCCCGACTTCATCAGCGGCTCGAAGCGTGAGAGCACTTGCGCTTGCGTCGGCTTGTCGAAATAGATCATCACGTTGCGGCAGAAGATCGCGTCGAACTGCGAACGCAACTGGTAATCGCGGTCGGTGAGATTGAGTTGCTCGAAGCGCACCAGCGCGCGCACTTCCGGACGCACCTTGACCATGCCCGCGTGTGCGCCAGTGCCCTTCAGAAAGAAGCGCTTGAGCCGCTCGGGCGAGAGATGCTTCACCTGGTCGAACTGGTACATGCCGGCTTCGGCTTTGGCGAGCACTTGCGTATCGATATCGGTGGCAAGCACCGAGGCCTGACGCGCGCCGCTGTCGCCGAGCGCTTCGATCAGCGTCATCGCAATCGAATACGGCTCTTCACCGGTCGACGCCGCCGAACACCACACCGAAACCGGCTGCGCGCGGCGCGGCACGAAATCGGCGAGGATCGGAAAATGATGCGCCTCGCGAAAGAACGCCGTCAGGTTGGTGGTCAACGCATTCGTGAACGCTTCCCACTCGGCCGGATCGTTTTCCGCTTCGAGCAGGTCGAGATACTGCTTGAAGGTGTCGAGGCCGCGGGTGCGCAGACGCCGCGCCAGACGGCTGTACGCCATGTCGCGCTTGTGATCCGACAGCGAAATGCCCGCGCTGCGGTGAATCAGTTCGCGAATGCGAGCGAAGTCCGCCGACGTAAATTCGAAATCCCGTGCCTGTTCGCCGGATTTAACCGGGTCAGCCCGGTCCGGACGTTGCTGTGCGCGCGTTGCCATCATGAGAGTTCCTGCCTGCGATACGAGCCATCCCGCTTTCCGCCCGGAAAATCGCCCCGGGTAGAAGGGATTGTGTTCGCGGGGTCGCGCCCGCCCGCGAGTTCCGCCACCATGCAGTCGGCCCGCGACACGCCGATAAAGCGTGCTTCGATGATTCGCTCCTCATGGAGCGAGATGCCGAATGACTGCATGTCTTTGTGCCACTTCCTAGAATGTTTCCCAGTCCGCATCCGAGCCCGCCGTGGCCGCGCTCACTGCGGCCGGACGTGCTGCGGATTCGGATGCCGCGCGGGCGGTCTTCGGCTTGAGCGCCGGTTCGACACGCGCGGCGCCTGCGTCGTGGCTCGCCGAAGCCGATGCCGATGCCGTATTTGCCGCCGGCTGCGCTGCGCCGCCGTTCACGGATGCATGCGGCGCGGCTTTGGCCGCCGGCTTGCTCTTGCTGCTGGTCACGCGAGACGCCGTCGATTGCGAACGCGTTGCCGCCGCGCTGTTATGCACCGCGCCGCCGGCCACTTTCCAGCCATTCACGACGGCCTGCAACTGACGCGTCTGATCTTCGAGCGAGGCCGCCGCGGCCGCCGCCTGTTCGACCAGCGCGGCGTTCTGCTGCGTGACTTCGTCCATCTGCACGACCGCGCGATTCACCTGTTCGATGCCGCCCGACTGCTCTTCGGACGCCGCGCTGATCTCGCCCATGATGTCGGTCACGCGGCGCACGGCCTGCACGATCTCGTCCATCGTGGTGCCGGCGCGGCCGACCAGTGCCGAGCCGCTTTGCACCTTGTCGACCGAGTCGCCGATCAGTTCCTTGATTTCCTTCGCGGCGCTGGCGCTGCGCTGCGCGAGGCTGCGCACTTCGCCCGCCACCACCGCGAAGCCACGGCCCTGTTCGCCGGCGCGCGCGGCTTCGACCGCCGCGTTCAACGCGAGAATATTGGTCTGGAAAGCAATGCCTTCAATCACGCCGATGATGTCGACGACCTTGTTCGAACTGCTCGCGATGTCTTGCATGGTCGTGACGACCTGGCCCACCACGTCGCCGCCGCGCGTGGCGATGTCGGATGCGTTGACGGCCAGTTGGCTCGCCTGACGCGCGTTCTCGGCGTTCTGCCGCACGGTGCCGGTCAACTGCTCCATGCTCGACGCGGTTTCCTGCAGCGAGGCGGCCTGCTGTTCGGTACGCTGCGAGAGGTCGGTGTTGCCCATCGCGATTTCGCGTGCACCGGTGTCGATCGATTCCGTGCTGCTGTGAACCGCCTTCACCATCGTCGACATGCTCTCCTGCATGCGCTTGATGCCGGCGAACAGTCGCCCGATTTCATTGCGGCTGAAGACGTTGATCGTCTCTGACAGATCGCCCGCGGCGATGCGCTCGAAGCACGCCGTCGCGTCGGCGAGCGGCTGCACGATCAGGCCGCGCAGCGCGAAGCGGATACCCACCACGAGAAGCAGTGCGAGCGCGGTGACAGCGATGATCAGCGTCGTCATCAGCGAGATGTTCGATTGCGCGCTCGCTTGCTGATCCACGGCGCTCTGCTGCAAGCCCTTAATGACCGCCGCCGCCGCCCCGTCATAAGCGATGAACATCGGGCTGATTTTCGTATCGGCGATCGCGTGATAGGCGGCCATGTCGTTCGCATTCAACGCCGCGAACTCCGGGTCGACGCCTTCGCGCATCACGCTCATGCGCTTGGCAATAACATCGTCGAGCAGCGCCTGATCGACGCCAGGCTTCGGTGCGTCGAGATAACTCTGCCAGCTTTGGTTGCCCTTGGTCAGCAACTCCTGCGCGCGTTCGATCGCTTTCTTCGCTTCGTCCGCGTTGCCCGCGGCGGACAACGTGTTGAAGCGGTCCACCGCGAGGCGCGAGCGCAGCAGGTACGCCGAGGCATCGTCGAGCGCGTGAATGGCGACCAGATCGCCGCGCGCAATGCGGTCGAGCGATTGACTCGCGCGATTCAGCGCGCTCAGTCCAAGTACGCCGACCACCACGGTCAGCGCGACCAGAATGATCCCCACTATCGTCAACGACGTGCGAATCGACCACCTGCTCAGCATTTCGATGCTCCCTATCCCAATCGTTTCGTGAAGGCTGCCGCCGTCAGGCGCCGAGCGTTTCGATCAGCGCCATCTCGCGGCTGGTCATGAGCTTCTCGATGTCCATCAGGATCAGCATGCGGCCGTCGACGGTGCCCAGACCCGTGAGGTACTCGGTCGTCAGCGTGGCCCCGAATTCCGGCGCCGGCATGATCTGGTCGGTGGCGAGCGTCAGCACGTCCGACACGCCGTCCACCACCATCCCGACCACGCGATGCGCGACGTTCAGGATGATCACCACCGTCTGGTGGTCGTACTCGACACGGCCCAGATGGAACTTGATACGCATGTCGACGATCGGCACGATGATGCCGCGCAGATTGATCACGCCCTTGATGAACTCGGGCGCATTGGCGATCCGCGTCACGTTGTCGTAGCCGCGAATTTCCTGCACCTTGAGAATGTCGATGCCGTACTCTTCGGCGCCGAGCGTAAAGACGAGGAATTCCTGACCGCCGGCGTCTGCCTGCTGCGCGTCGCGGCGGCTATTCGCACCGGTCGCGTTCGCGACGCTCGAATTGATGGATTGGACTTCTGCCACGTTAGCCCCCAAACGGTTGGGATGAAATGAGTTGAGTAAGTGTTACTGTTGCGGCGAATGTGACGGACATCATGCGAGGCTCAGCGCGCCATGCGCGTGGCGTGTTTCGCGGTTCAGCGCGGCGACGTCCACGATCAGCGCGACGCTGCCGTCGCCGAGAATGGTCGCGGCGGAAATGCCGTGCACCTTGCGGTAGTTCGTTTCCAGATTCTTCACCACCACCTGCTGCTGGCCCACCAGCT
Coding sequences within:
- the flhA gene encoding flagellar biosynthesis protein FlhA codes for the protein MNARAGFLARRPDALSSTNLRALAGPVLICMILGMMILPLPPFLLDLLFTFNIALSVMVLLVSMYTMKPLDFAAFPSVLLFSTLLRLSLNVASTRVVLLEGHTGPDAAGQVIESFGHFLVGGNFAVGIVVFIILMVINFMVITKGAGRIAEVSARFTLDAMPGKQMAIDADLNAGLINEEQARKRRAEVSQEAEFYGSMDGASKFVRGDAIAGLLIMVINIIGGLIVGIVQHDMSFAAAGKNYTLLTIGDGLVAQIPSLVISTAAGVIVSRVATNEDIGTQLTGQLFTNPRVLMITGCILVLMGLIPGMPHFAFLILGGGLIQLGRTMKKRAEERKNTTALVDVAPAAMAPVENTEASWDDVTMIDTLGLEVGYRLIPLVDKNSDGELLKRIKSIRKKFAQEIGFLPPVIHIRDNLELRPNGYRIALKGVEVGVGEAYPGQWLAINPGQVSAALPGTPTQDPAFGLPAIWIDTNLREQAQVYGYTVVDSSTVVATHLNHLVVTHASELLGRREVQALLERMQKDTPSLVDDLVPKSLPLTTLQKVLQNLLEEGVPIRDMRTILEALSEHTPKITDAHDLTAAVRLALGRAITQQWFPGAGDMQVMGLDSNLERVLSQALSTGSNPGLEPGLAHTLLNETQKAMTRQQNLGLAPVLLVQHALRPMLARFLRRSLPQLKVLSYAEVPDTRNIKVVNLIGAHG
- the flhB gene encoding flagellar biosynthesis protein FlhB; the protein is MAEDSDLEKTESATPRRLQKAREEGQIVRSRELSTFALLAAGFFGVWGMSGSIGEHLQGMLRAAFSFDHAGAFETRRMMIGAGVASREGLYALLPILAFTGVAALFAPMALGGWQLSAKGLEPKFDRLNPIAGLGKMFSINGPIQLGMSLAKTLVVGVIGGTAIWNRREEILALAMQPLHLALANTVHLIAVCCGMTVAGMFVVAAMDVPYQLWQFHKKLRMTKEEVKREHRESEGDPHVKGRIRQQQRAIARRRMMTNVPKADVVVTNPTHFAVALQYTDGEMRAPKVVAKGVNLVAARIREIAAENNVPLLEAPPLARALYHNVELNREIPGPLYGAVAEVLAWVYQLRRFKTEGGDVPLAPTELDVPAELDKGGVSDDEAEQEAAETLNATNDDPSGASA
- a CDS encoding DUF3443 domain-containing protein; translation: MRTKHIAVKLKGWIQAVVAVALVSALAACGGGGGSNNDSSTTLNGGSLPASPTQQPIAATAANTVPITVGRGVNGVINIPAVSVKICAPGSTTNCQTIDNIQVDTGSYGLRVVSSVVNPSLLSALQPITIGGAQLAECATFADGFTWGTVRTATIAIGGETTTAAIPMQIIGDKDSSTVPTRGCGSGSAENKVDDLGANGILGIGTAPTDCGTTCSDPAQAANFSNYFACPGGVSCARTPVPIAQQVANPVPYFPVDNNGVIVQMPPVSNTGAPSATGTLVFGVGTQANNALTGVQLFTTDAFGDMDNSVFNGTKVQAFLDSGSNAYFFGDSSLAQCGSNFAGFYCPSSAQTRTLTLVGLNNTQSNASIGILSAATLFSNGSNYAFNDLAGQIGGNSSFDLGLPFFYGRHVYYGIDQTANGGQTPFVAF
- a CDS encoding DUF2844 domain-containing protein — its product is MWSRVRRAGIVTALALPCSLIAVQSAHAGLGGAPMTPPTGALVSSRIVQPGSSAVNAAQSVMRSASNAGSSATASTSYTVRETALGNGTVVREYLASDGSVFGIAWRGPQMPDLNDLLGSYFPQYVAGVKAVRAARGGSRGPVAVDQSGLVVRSGGHMGSFNGQAWLPPALPAGVSGSDIQ
- the cheZ gene encoding protein phosphatase CheZ, whose amino-acid sequence is MNLPTNAQGADAANESGDFASDRILARIGQLTRTLRDSMRELGLDKHVERAAEAVPDARDRLKYIADMTEQAAERVLSAIDIAKPIQEQLQKDAGELDARWEQWYAAPIEREEVRALMNDTRTFLRGVPDATSATNSQLMEIMLAQDFQDLTGQVIKKITDVVYLIEQQLLGVLVENIALERREQFAANAAALAAEVSPTGSPEHLLNGPQINPEGKTDVVQDQSQVDDLLASLGF
- the cheY gene encoding chemotaxis response regulator CheY translates to MDKGMKILVVDDFPTMRRIVRNLLKELGYSNVDEAEDGAAGLARLRGGTYEFVISDWNMPNLDGLAMLKEIRADANLTHLPVLMVTAESKKENIIAAAQAGASGYVVKPFTAATLDEKLNKILEKMAKAGS
- a CDS encoding protein-glutamate methylesterase/protein-glutamine glutaminase; the protein is MQKIKVLCVDDSALIRSLMTEIINGQPDMTVVATAPDPLVARDLIKQHNPDVLTLDVEMPRMDGLDFLEKLMRLRPMPVVMVSSLTERGNEITLRALELGAVDFVTKPKVGIRDGMLDYSEKLADKIRAAARARVRQAAPAQHAAAHATQAPVGAAPLFNNPLLSTEKLIIVGASTGGTEAIREVLVPLPPDAPAVLIAQHMPPGFTKSFAQRLNGLCRITVKEAEHGERVLPGHAYIAPGHAHLLLARSGANYIAHLSDEPPVNRHRPSVDVLFRSAAQHAGKNAVGVILTGMGRDGAAGLLDMKKAGAYTLAQDEASCIVFGMPREAIALGAADEIAALPEMSRRVMARLSAMGDRVQRV
- the cheD gene encoding chemoreceptor glutamine deamidase CheD, whose amino-acid sequence is MSSALPIATNLYFDNHFQRPGVKLLPNEFYTTHEDMVLVTVLGSCVAACIQDRTAGIGGMNHFMLPDDGADVAQAASDSMRYGAYAMEVLINELIKAGGRRERFEAKVFGGGAVLAGMTTMNIGDRNSEFVRRYLAVEKIRIVAEDLQGSHPRKVAFMPRTGQVMVKKLRLQQEAGVAEREQALMRQSAEARAERLAAARKRVELFSTPAAPRAKVELFSSSAGARPKVELFGSPAGTAAGSAGAGAAKPRIELFGTRPINSNNARTTEEA
- a CDS encoding CheR family methyltransferase, yielding MMATRAQQRPDRADPVKSGEQARDFEFTSADFARIRELIHRSAGISLSDHKRDMAYSRLARRLRTRGLDTFKQYLDLLEAENDPAEWEAFTNALTTNLTAFFREAHHFPILADFVPRRAQPVSVWCSAASTGEEPYSIAMTLIEALGDSGARQASVLATDIDTQVLAKAEAGMYQFDQVKHLSPERLKRFFLKGTGAHAGMVKVRPEVRALVRFEQLNLTDRDYQLRSQFDAIFCRNVMIYFDKPTQAQVLSRFEPLMKSGGLLFAGHSENFTYVTQAFKLRGQTVYELTRDATGARTPTATRGPATASHHTASGVTV